A genome region from Brassica oleracea var. oleracea cultivar TO1000 chromosome C2, BOL, whole genome shotgun sequence includes the following:
- the LOC106326659 gene encoding uncharacterized protein LOC106326659 gives MASLTADLASFPRPPSDPSDSSFKFALWSNPPDLPVPPDPPPDILSLMGFLQLYDLWATVGFPHKFSDPKLCLTISDGGLASDKDLFFPDGIIFVLTPLYQYAGLFPPLL, from the exons ATGGCGTCGCTCACAGCAGATCTAGCTTCCTTTCCACGCCCTCCCTCAGATCCGTCAGATTCGAGTTTTAAGTTTGCTCTCTGGTCAAATCCTCCGGATCTTCCGGTTCCTCCTGACCCTCCGCCTGATATTCTATCACTCATGGGCTTTCTTCAGTTGTACGATCTCTGGGCCACCGTTGGCTTTCCCCATAAATTCTCAGATCCAAAGTTATGTTTGACGATTTCAGATGGTGGGTTAGCCTCAGATAAAGACTTGTTCTTCCCTGATGGAATAATCTTTGTACTTACTCCCTTATACCAA TATGCAGGTTTATTTCCACCTTTGCTCTAA
- the LOC106322378 gene encoding uncharacterized isomerase BH0283-like, giving the protein MFFPYWDVVLSFKLEPRKQLTKRFLLLLLPLSVQIMAKKKKGVKYLVVDAFTDSAFKGNPAAVCFLNNEIRDDAWLQSLAAEFSISQSSFLTPITGFEARFGLRWFTPLAEVDLCGHATLASAHCLFSNGLVYSDNVEFVTRSGVLTAKRVDDGEAKGGSFLIELNFPVVPTCDINLSDASSSMITKALNGATILDIKATATNNILVVLPSLESVTELQPIMDDILNCPCDGIIVTAAGSPGSAYDFHSRYFAPKLGVDEDPVCGSAHCALAHYWSLKMNKCDFLAHQTSHRSGTLEIYLDKEKQRVLLRGKAVTVMEGHVLV; this is encoded by the exons ATGTTCTTTCCTTATTGGGATGTCGTGTTATCTTTTAAGCTTGAACCAAGAAAACAGCTAACAAAGAGATTTCTTCTTCTTCTTCTTCCGCTTTCTGTTCAAATCATGGCGAAGAAGAAGAAAGGCGTCAAGTACTTGGTG GTGGATGCTTTCACGGATTCCGCTTTCAAAGGGAACCCAGCAGCGGTTTGCTTCCTCAACAACGAGATCAGAGACGACGCGTGGCTTCAGTCTCTCGCCGCCGAATTCAGCATCTCCCAATCTTCTTTCCTTACTCCCATCACTGGTTTCGAAGCTCGCTTCGGTCTCCGTTGGTTTACCCCTCTAGCCGAG GTGGATCTATGTGGTCATGCAACTTTGGCATCTGCTCACTGTCTCTTCTCCAATGGTTTGGTTTATTCAGACAATGTCGAGTTTGTCACAAGGTCAGGGGTTCTTACAGCCAAGCGAGTTGATGATGGTGAAGCCAAAGGAGGATCCTTTTTGATCGAGTTGAATTTCCCTGTGGTTCCAACTTGTGATATCAATCTCAGTGATGCATCCTCCTCCATGATCACCAAGGCCTTGAACGGAGCTACCATTCTTGATATTAAAGCTACTGCGACCAACAACATCCTC GTTGTGCTTCCATCTTTGGAATCTGTCACTGAGTTGCAACCAATAATGGATGATATCTTGAACTGCCCTTGCGATGGCATCATTGTGACAGCTGCTGGTTCTCCAGGATCGGCTTATGATTTTCACAGTCGTTACTTTGCTCCTAAACTTGGAGTTGATGAG GACCCTGTTTGTGGAAGTGCACATTGTGCATTGGCACATTACTGGAGCCTCAAGATGAACAAGTGTGACTTCTTAGCCCACCAA ACTTCGCATAGGAGTGGAACACTTGAGATTTATTTGGACAAGGAGAAGCAGAGGGTTCTCCTGAGAGGCAAAGCAGTTACTGTAATGGAAGGCCATGTCTTGGTCTAA
- the LOC106322364 gene encoding LOW QUALITY PROTEIN: putative U-box domain-containing protein 53 (The sequence of the model RefSeq protein was modified relative to this genomic sequence to represent the inferred CDS: substituted 1 base at 1 genomic stop codon), which produces MDFFFKKSYLEPKPVLDQLPTKAGSDVACPSQSMTIAIAISGSSKSKNIVKWAVKKFSSEKNVVFKLIHVHLKITSVPTPSGKLVSISEAPEDVAATYRRQVMDETKETLLKPYKKMCERKKVAVELQVLESNSVAVAITREVSKHLISRLVVGRSSQYCIYRNRDVTAKISAYVSSLCTIYVVSKGVYIISKKSSSDVQMNETITDSGSERTDTSSCSSGSGHISDAMSNALKSKSLALSDKRLQHLPTIVRGVSVRMETSSVDSYGTTSMFSDAGEEVSKRSSPETSCIVSWNPPRSYMSSNDNVTQSEDYFTDNQDTFQEIRKLRDELKRAQGMYELAQVEALDASRKLNELHEFEELTLKEHVTKGLEEKETRTFEQMRREARDVAHRREAEMKATSEAKEKEKLKESSLVGPKLQYQEFTWEEIKTATSSFSKDLKIGMGAYGDVYKCNLHHTIAAVKVLHSPESNLSKQFDQELEILGKIRHPHLVLLLGACPEQGALVYEYMENGSLEDRLFRVNNSQPIPWFIRFRIAWEVASALVFLHKSKPKPIIHRDLKPANILLDHNFVSKVGDVGISTMIQVDPLLTQFTTYKQTSPVGTLCYIDPEYQRTGRLSPKTDVYAFGMIILQLLTALPAIALTYKVEMAMENNDDEXLIKILDKKAGDWPMEETRKLAALALYCTEIRAKDGPDLENRILPTLESLNKVAENARTLISSEPKQPPSHFLCPLLKDVMNEPCVAADGYTYDRRAIEEWMADHRTSPVTNLPLQNINLLPSHTLYAAIVEWRRSNQ; this is translated from the exons ATGGACTTTTTTTTCAAAAAGTCGTATCTGGAACCCAAGCCAGTGCTTGACCAGCTTCCTACGAAGGCCGGCTCTGATGTAGCGTGTCCTTCTCAATCGATGACCATTGCCATAGCTATTAGTGGGAGCAGCAAAAGCAAGAATATAGTTAAGTGGGCGGTCAAAAAGTTCTCTTCTGAGAAAAACGTCGTCTTCAAGCTGATTCATGTCCATTTAAAGATTACTTCTGTACCTACACCTT CTGGAAAGCTAGTCTCTATCTCTGAGGCACCAGAAGATGTGGCAGCTACTTATAGACGACAAGTGATGGATGAGACTAAAGAAACTCTTCTTAAACCTTACAAAAAGATGTGCGAGCGGAAAAAG GTTGCTGTAGAACTTCAAGTTCTTGAATCAAACAGCGTTGCAGTGGCGATAACCAGAGAGGTTAGCAAGCATTTGATAAGCAGGCTTGTCGTTGGACGCTCATCTC AATATTGCATATATAGGAATCGTGATGTTACCGCGAAAATATCAGCCTATGTGTCAAGCCTTTGCACAATCTATGTTGTCTCAAAAGGAGTCTATATTATTTCGAAAAAGTCGTCGTCAGATGTGCAGATGAATGAAACTATAACAGATTCTGGTAGTGAGAGAACCGATACATCTAGTTGTTCTTCTGGTTCAGGACATATCTCAG ATGCAATGTCAAATGCCCTGAAATCCAAATCTCTTGCTTTGTCCGACAAGAGATTGCAACATCTCCCGACAATAGTAAGAGGGGTTTCTGTTCGTATGGAAACTAGTTCTGTTGACTCATATGGAACTACAAGCATGTTTTCGGATGCTGGAGAGGAAGTTAGCAAGAGAAGTAGCCCTGAAACATCGTGTATTGTTTCTTGGAATCCTCCTCGGAGTTATATGTCTAGCAACGATAATGTTACTCAAAGTGAAGATTATTTCACTGACAACCAG GACACGTTCCAAGAAATTAGAAAGCTGAGAGATGAACTTAAACGGGCTCAAGGAATGTATGAACTGGCTCAAGTAGAAGCCTTGGATGCTTCTCGCAAG CTGAATGAGCTACATGAGTTTGAAGAATTAACGCTTAAGGAACATGTAACAAAGGGGTTAGAAGAAAAGGAAACACGGACGTTTGAGCAGATGAGAAGGGAAGCCAGAGATGTCGCACACAGAAGAGAAGCCGAGATGAAAGCCACCAGTGAAGCCAAAGAGAAGGAGAAGCTTAAAGAAAGTTCCCTTGTGGGTCCTAAGCTGCAATACCAAGAGTTCACTTGGGAAGAAATCAAAACTGCAACTTCATCATTCTCTAAAGATTTAAAGATTGGAATGGGAGCTTACGGGGATGTTTACAAATGCAATCTGCATCATACAATCGCTGCTGTCAAAGTTTTGCATTCCCCGGAAAGTAATCTATCCAAGCAATTCGATCAAGAG CTCGAAATCTTGGGAAAAATCAGGCATCCACACTTGGTTCTCCTACTAGGTGCGTGTCCAGAGCAGGGTGCCCTAGTCTACGAGTACATGGAAAATGGTAGCTTGGAAGATAGACTGTTCAGAGTCAACAATAGTCAACCAATCCCGTGGTTCATCCGGTTCAGGATAGCTTGGGAAGTCGCATCAGCGCTAGTTTTCCTCCACAAATCAAAGCCGAAACCAATCATCCACCGTGATCTTAAACCAGCCAACATCTTGCTTGACCATAACTTTGTCAGCAAAGTAGGAGACGTGGGCATCTCCACAATGATCCAAGTCGACCCTTTATTAACACAATTCACAACGTACAAACAGACAAGCCCCGTGGGAACATTATGCTATATCGATCCTGAATATCAACGAACCGGGAGGTTATCTCCCAAAACAGACGTTTATGCGTTTGGAATGATCATTCTTCAGCTTCTTACCGCTCTCCCGGCTATAGCGCTGACGTATAAAGTAGAAATGGCCATGGAGAACAATGACGACGAGTAGTTGATAAAGATTCTTGATAAAAAGGCGGGTGATTGGCCAATGGAAGAAACCCGGAAATTAGCTGCTTTAGCCCTCTATTGTACAGAGATCCGTGCTAAAGACGGGCCTGATCTTGAAAATCGGATTCTTCCTACGTTGGAGAGCCTGAACAAGGTTGCTGAAAATGCAAGAACCTTGATTTCCTCTGAACCGAAGCAACCTCCAAGCCATTTCCTCTGCCCGTTACTTAAG GATGTGATGAATGAGCCATGTGTTGCGGCTGATGGCTATACCTATGACCGGCGAGCCATAGAAGAATGGATGGCGGACCACCGTACCTCGCCGGTGACTAATTTGCCGTTACAAAACATTAACCTTTTGCCCAGTCACACTCTTTATGCAGCCATTGTTGAATGGAGACGTAGTAATCAGTAA